The Blautia pseudococcoides genome segment ATAGCTACAATTAAACATACTTTTTCACTTGTCCAAGTAATCTATGTGAAATAGGACAAATTGCTTGGTTTTTCATTACAATACATTTATCCGTATAATTTGCTTCTTTTATATTATTCCGATTTACCAAATACGCTCTATGACACCTTATAAAATCATCTCCTACTTCTTCTTCTATATCTTTCATCTTTCCAAAAAATTCTATACTTTTATTCTCAGTATGAACGATAATTTTGTGTTCATTTGCAGAGGTTTCAAAAAACATAATTGAATTATATTCCAATGTTATTTTTCTCCCATTTCTTGTGATTGTTATAGTTTTTCCATATCCTCTTGTAATTTTACTATATTTATGATTCACATGCTCCATACACTCACAAATTCTATGTTGTAATTGTCGAGGTTCATCTTTCAGAATGAAATCCAAGGCTTCAACTTTATACTTAAAAGTCAAAAAGGACATCTCAGAATGCGATGTTATAAATACAATGAAGCCTCTCGGATCATACTCTCTAATCTCCTTTGCAAGAGTTAATCCATTTTTATTTGTATGTAAATCTATATCCAAAAAATACAGTCCCACATTTTTTGAACTTTTTAGCTTTTCAATTATTTTTTCTGGATCTTCAGTGTCTATCACCAGTTTCATATCATATTCTTGAATCAGAATAGCTGCATTAATATATCTTGCAATTACTTCCCTTTGTTCTTGGACATCTTCACAAACATATACATCTAACATAGCAAACACTCCTTACGCTTACGCAATTTTTTTTTGCGTTTAAGATTTTTTTTAATATTTAAATACTATTGTATTATAATAAAAATAATAATATTAACAGGTAGGTGCCTATACATGGAAAACATTTTTAATGCTCTTTCTCAAAAGATAATATCTTTTTTAGATGATGAAAACAAATGTAGTAATCTGGAAAAACTTCAAATGTGTTTTGCTTTACAAACAATAATATATAATGTTTCTATCACTCTTCTCATACTATTTATATCATATCTTATTGACTCATTATATGAAACTACTCTTCTGTTATCTATTTTCGGCATTTTTCGTATTATAGCCGGCGGCTTTCATTTTGACAGTATAGCCAAATGTATTTGTGC includes the following:
- a CDS encoding LytR/AlgR family response regulator transcription factor, giving the protein MLDVYVCEDVQEQREVIARYINAAILIQEYDMKLVIDTEDPEKIIEKLKSSKNVGLYFLDIDLHTNKNGLTLAKEIREYDPRGFIVFITSHSEMSFLTFKYKVEALDFILKDEPRQLQHRICECMEHVNHKYSKITRGYGKTITITRNGRKITLEYNSIMFFETSANEHKIIVHTENKSIEFFGKMKDIEEEVGDDFIRCHRAYLVNRNNIKEANYTDKCIVMKNQAICPISHRLLGQVKKYV